In the genome of Drosophila yakuba strain Tai18E2 chromosome 3R, Prin_Dyak_Tai18E2_2.1, whole genome shotgun sequence, one region contains:
- the LOC6538633 gene encoding mucin-5AC isoform X2 encodes MLSIRNAMIAFLLATTLCSGYGLAQAQLLDEDDDLAFGRPWPTYSLQNMPKTQFTCHDKILGGYYADPETQCQMFHVCVKLPGVGVQDYRFLCPNTTAFDQELQICANWLDVDCDKATSFYDNGHLNDLYSGGDESKSANEEEATFHLQRAETGDVRRSKENHNHNNINNNRGAEQKARHRPNYAQTGGSSSSSSSSSSSSSPKSEITQPTKRPISTYYTPTTLGSTTTTTSSTSTTTTTERNYYNNNYNNNYNNNYSNNDDSKQDLDDIFKGSHSSHFFSNRHGGREYDEEPSRPKPNDFTDYQRKTTRVTPTRGGQRSTSGSSSPIPSSTAAPSTTKSLKKITLHATFNTDFLDSSPHTKSPSYSAVTTPRPSSSITSRFSFGSNDFSTQERIQPTTYNPNNGAYRFKTTSPPASSTKVTGKGVQDFEKRSKPTTAAVRKQKLGPQESNFINQNEFVDLSKSTKLQQPQPFQVAQNKPNQLEPHYQRHKPQVTRVGGQEPAPFSAPSSKPRSFTSRGSITYKATTERYVDQELYYPTTSSTTRAKEAYTPTTFRPTTYKKPYEQSYQTQLTHRPTQAATKKAASAVTSAPPTTGNPHANVDEDDGQYHPELYENDFPRNRIRFLRNRSTSSTTSTTSAPVVSSRQPHGFQQAHHHLKSQQQSVYQKERERERERERERERERESDLSDEEELFKTAQSLNFGAASINKLRADIYKAEKTSQQYNSQYSPQLASSPQASSSSTTSTTSTTTSTTTTTTTRRPPTTARATTTTFTTSAPPAVESKKSAKSKKEQQQLEKKERPAGKRPPHADEDTSYDYAYYDTD; translated from the exons ATGCTGAGCATTAGAAATGCAATGATTGCCTTCCTTTTGG CAACGACACTTTGCAGTGGATACGGACTCGCGCAGGCCCAGTTGCtcgacgaggacgacgaccTGGCCTTCGGAAGACCCTGGCCCACCTACAGCCTACAGAACATGCCCAAGACGCAGTTCACCTGCCACGACAAGATCCTCGGCGGCTACTACGCCGATCCGGAGACCCAGTGCCAGATGTTCCACGTCTGCGTCAAGCTGCCCGGAGTGGGG GTGCAGGACTATCGATTCCTCTGTCCCAACACAACCGCCTTCGACCAGGAGCTGCAGATCTGCGCCAATTGGTTGGACGTGGACTGCGACAAGGCCACCTCCTTCTACGACAATGGCCATCTCAACGATCTCTACAGCGGCGGCGACGAGAGCAAATCCGCCAACGAAGAGGAGGCCACCTTCCACCTTCAACGCGCCGAAACTG GCGATGTACGTCGCTCGAAGGAGAACCACAACCATAACAATATCAACAACAATCGTGGAGCGGAGCAAAAGGCACGCCATCGCCCCAATTATGCCCAGACAGGtggcagctccagctccagctccagttccagttccagctccAGTCCCAAATCGGAGATCACGCAGCCCACCAAACGACCCATTTCCACCTATTACACGCCGACCACTTTgggcagcaccaccaccaccacttcCAGCACTTCGACCACAACCACGACGGAACGCAACTattacaacaacaattacaacaacaattacaacaacaattacagcAACAATGACGACTCCAAGC AAGACTTGGACGACATCTTCAAGGGCTCCCACAGCTCGCACTTCTTCTCCAACCGCCACGGGGGTCGGGAATACGACGAGGAACCCAGCCGCCCCAAGCCCAATGACTTTACGGATTACCAGCGCAAGACGACCCGGGTCACGCCCACGCGCGGTGGCCAACGATCCACTTCCGGTTCGAGTAGTCCGATCCCGTCCAGCACCGCTGCTCCCAGCACCACCAAGTCCCTGAAGAAGATCACGCTGCATGCCACCTTCAACACGGACTTCCTGGACAGCTCACCGCACACCAAGAGTCCATCTTACAGTGCGGTCACCACTCCGcgccccagcagcagcatcaccagTCGCTTCAGCTTCGGTTCCAATGACTTTTCCACGCAGGAACGGATTCAGCCAACCACATATAATCCCAACAACGGTGCCTACCGCTTCAAGACCACCTCGCCACCGGCCAGCTCCACCAAGGTGACGGGCAAGGGAGTCCAGGACTTTGAGAAGCGCAGCAAACCCACAACGGCGGCTGTGCGCAAACAGAAACTGGGTCCCCAGGAGTCCAACTTCATCAACCAAAACGAGTTTGTGGATCTCTCCAAGAGCACCAAGCTGCAGCAGCCCCAACCCTTCCAGGTGGCGCAGAATAAGCCAAACCAATTGGAACCACACTACCAGCGACACAAGCCGCAGGTGACCCGAGTGGGTGGCCAGGAGCCAGCTCCCTTCTCAGCACCCAGTTCCAAGCCGCGCTCCTTCACCAGCCGGGGAAGCATCACCTACAAGGCCACCACCGAGCGGTATGTTGACCAGGAGCTGTACTATCCCACCACCAGTTCCACAACCAGGGCCAAGGAAGCCTACACGCCCACGACCTTCCGACCCACCACCTACAAGAAACCTTACGAGCAGAGCTACCAGACGCAGCTCACCCATCGACCCACCCAGGCGGCCACCAAGAAGGCAGCCAGTGCGGTGACCTCAGCTCCACCCACTACCGGCAATCCCCATGCCAATGTGGATGAGGACGATGGACAGTATCATCCGGAACTGTACGAGAACGACTTTCCACGCAATCGTATCCGCTTCCTGCGCAATCGATCCACCAGCTCGACTACCTCGACCACAAGTGCTCCGGTGGTTTCCAGCCGGCAGCCACATGGCTTCCAGCAGGCACATCATCATCTCAAGAGCCAACAGCAATCCGTTTACCAAAAGGAGCGGGAACGAGAACGGGAACGGGAGAGGGAGCGTGAGCGTGAGCGGGAATCGGACCTCAGCGACGAGGAGGAGCTCTTCAAGACCGCCCAGTCACTGAACTTTGGAGCGGCCAGCATCAATAAACTGAGGGCGGACATCTACAAGGCGGAGAAGACCTCGCAGCAGTACAACTCGCAGTACAGTCCGCAGCTGGCATCTAGTCCGCAGGCCAGCAGTAGCAGCACCACTAGCACCA
- the LOC6538634 gene encoding kinesin heavy chain, producing MLCSPATKCPHPGEMRVYLFRKLLTSPTDLQLEVSAEAISEVLDQVLNGRTSTIFSCGGMPINHGADPSDVVSRILGELFTRIYELETNMEVHVSVRYVQLNGESNDLVVSLKGCNRRSTRDHFVATSRGVHTYIARVMDKVAAGGVYPHLIFTVHVKQTNGDQLRKCCGRLQLVHLQQLKEDSPPLESDTPLDTLINLFQALASSPKTHIRYYNIRLTRILNQLMGNGSRTVIINYTDPPKSSDHLVAPAPTPSPNSNVLVPSEVWRRVLRQERAKYRCLRNKALGIVVDKEELLRFLESLEAGDSSKQDLMTSEIDLEQQLEQKMLEIRSEAEMSIEKLKDLQTDIDYLTERNCHLEQQLDVKNCQLIRQSNLLLSVHMELRDQTRKFQDKIAEYTDMFQGMWQRQSLDIQDHERRQLRQLFELFDSMCQSMQRWWHRKAMRLPRQDADEHDAYSRKSPLEEPSL from the coding sequence ATGTTATGCAGCCCGGCGACAAAGTGCCCTCATCCCGGCGAGATGAGGGTCTATCTGTTCCGCAAACTCTTGACATCTCCCACCGACTTGCAACTGGAAGTGAGCGCGGAGGCCATCAGCGAGGTGCTCGATCAGGTCCTCAATGGACGCACCAGCACAATCTTCAGCTGTGGTGGCATGCCAATTAACCATGGAGCCGATCCATCGGATGTGGTCAGCCGCATCTTGGGTGAGCTGTTCACCCGCATTTACGAGTTGGAAACGAACATGGAGGTGCACGTGTCGGTGCGTTACGTCCAACTGAACGGGGAGTCGAACGACCTGGTGGTGAGCCTCAAGGGATGCAATCGCCGGTCGACCCGAGATCACTTTGTGGCCACGTCCCGCGGGGTACACACCTATATCGCGAGGGTCATGGACAAGGTGGCTGCAGGCGGCGTTTACCCGCACCTGATCTTCACCGTCCATGTGAAGCAGACGAATGGCGATCAGTTGCGGAAATGTTGCGGCAGACTGCAGCTGGTCCACCTGCAGCAACTGAAGGAGGATTCGCCGCCACTCGAATCCGACACGCCCCTGGATACGCTTATCAATTTGTTCCAGGCACTGGCCAGCAGTCCGAAGACGCACATTCGGTACTACAACATTCGACTGACAAGGATACTCAATCAACTAATGGGCAACGGGAGCAGGACGGTGATAATCAACTACACGGATCCGCCGAAGAGTAGCGACCATCTAGTGGCACCGGCACCCACTCCCTCGCCAAACTCCAATGTCCTAGTGCCCTCCGAGGTGTGGAGAAGAGTATTAAGGCAGGAGCGGGCTAAATATCGCTGCTTGCGGAACAAGGCCTTAGGAATAGTGGTGGACAAGGAAGAGCTACTGCGATTTCTGGAGAGCCTCGAAGCAGGCGATAGTTCAAAGCAGGACCTAATGACCTCAGAGATCGATTTAGAGCAGCAATTAGAGCAGAAAATGCTGGAAATTCGCTCAGAGGCAGAAATGTCGATTGAAAAGCTAAAGGACCTTCAGACGGACATAGATTACTTGACGGAGAGGAACTGCCACTTGGAGCAGCAACTAGACGTAAAAAATTGTCAACTGATTAGGCAGAGCAATCTCTTGCTATCCGTTCACATGGAGCTGAGAGATCAAACGCGAAAGTTCCAGGACAAAATAGCCGAGTACACGGACATGTTCCAGGGAATGTGGCAACGGCAAAGCTTGGATATCCAGGACCATGAGCGCAGGCAGCTGCGCCAGCTGTTCGAATTGTTTGATTCCATGTGCCAGTCAATGCAGCGTTGGTGGCACAGGAAAGCAATGCGACTACCACGGCAGGATGCAGATGAGCATGATGCATATTCGCGGAAGAGCCCGTTGGAAGAGCCTAGTCTATAG
- the LOC6538633 gene encoding mucin-5AC isoform X1 has translation MLSIRNAMIAFLLATTLCSGYGLAQAQLLDEDDDLAFGRPWPTYSLQNMPKTQFTCHDKILGGYYADPETQCQMFHVCVKLPGVGLLHRRANPFVQQVQDYRFLCPNTTAFDQELQICANWLDVDCDKATSFYDNGHLNDLYSGGDESKSANEEEATFHLQRAETGDVRRSKENHNHNNINNNRGAEQKARHRPNYAQTGGSSSSSSSSSSSSSPKSEITQPTKRPISTYYTPTTLGSTTTTTSSTSTTTTTERNYYNNNYNNNYNNNYSNNDDSKQDLDDIFKGSHSSHFFSNRHGGREYDEEPSRPKPNDFTDYQRKTTRVTPTRGGQRSTSGSSSPIPSSTAAPSTTKSLKKITLHATFNTDFLDSSPHTKSPSYSAVTTPRPSSSITSRFSFGSNDFSTQERIQPTTYNPNNGAYRFKTTSPPASSTKVTGKGVQDFEKRSKPTTAAVRKQKLGPQESNFINQNEFVDLSKSTKLQQPQPFQVAQNKPNQLEPHYQRHKPQVTRVGGQEPAPFSAPSSKPRSFTSRGSITYKATTERYVDQELYYPTTSSTTRAKEAYTPTTFRPTTYKKPYEQSYQTQLTHRPTQAATKKAASAVTSAPPTTGNPHANVDEDDGQYHPELYENDFPRNRIRFLRNRSTSSTTSTTSAPVVSSRQPHGFQQAHHHLKSQQQSVYQKERERERERERERERERESDLSDEEELFKTAQSLNFGAASINKLRADIYKAEKTSQQYNSQYSPQLASSPQASSSSTTSTTSTTTSTTTTTTTRRPPTTARATTTTFTTSAPPAVESKKSAKSKKEQQQLEKKERPAGKRPPHADEDTSYDYAYYDTD, from the exons ATGCTGAGCATTAGAAATGCAATGATTGCCTTCCTTTTGG CAACGACACTTTGCAGTGGATACGGACTCGCGCAGGCCCAGTTGCtcgacgaggacgacgaccTGGCCTTCGGAAGACCCTGGCCCACCTACAGCCTACAGAACATGCCCAAGACGCAGTTCACCTGCCACGACAAGATCCTCGGCGGCTACTACGCCGATCCGGAGACCCAGTGCCAGATGTTCCACGTCTGCGTCAAGCTGCCCGGAGTGGGG CTCCTTCATCGAAGAGCTAATCCGTTTGTCCAACAGGTGCAGGACTATCGATTCCTCTGTCCCAACACAACCGCCTTCGACCAGGAGCTGCAGATCTGCGCCAATTGGTTGGACGTGGACTGCGACAAGGCCACCTCCTTCTACGACAATGGCCATCTCAACGATCTCTACAGCGGCGGCGACGAGAGCAAATCCGCCAACGAAGAGGAGGCCACCTTCCACCTTCAACGCGCCGAAACTG GCGATGTACGTCGCTCGAAGGAGAACCACAACCATAACAATATCAACAACAATCGTGGAGCGGAGCAAAAGGCACGCCATCGCCCCAATTATGCCCAGACAGGtggcagctccagctccagctccagttccagttccagctccAGTCCCAAATCGGAGATCACGCAGCCCACCAAACGACCCATTTCCACCTATTACACGCCGACCACTTTgggcagcaccaccaccaccacttcCAGCACTTCGACCACAACCACGACGGAACGCAACTattacaacaacaattacaacaacaattacaacaacaattacagcAACAATGACGACTCCAAGC AAGACTTGGACGACATCTTCAAGGGCTCCCACAGCTCGCACTTCTTCTCCAACCGCCACGGGGGTCGGGAATACGACGAGGAACCCAGCCGCCCCAAGCCCAATGACTTTACGGATTACCAGCGCAAGACGACCCGGGTCACGCCCACGCGCGGTGGCCAACGATCCACTTCCGGTTCGAGTAGTCCGATCCCGTCCAGCACCGCTGCTCCCAGCACCACCAAGTCCCTGAAGAAGATCACGCTGCATGCCACCTTCAACACGGACTTCCTGGACAGCTCACCGCACACCAAGAGTCCATCTTACAGTGCGGTCACCACTCCGcgccccagcagcagcatcaccagTCGCTTCAGCTTCGGTTCCAATGACTTTTCCACGCAGGAACGGATTCAGCCAACCACATATAATCCCAACAACGGTGCCTACCGCTTCAAGACCACCTCGCCACCGGCCAGCTCCACCAAGGTGACGGGCAAGGGAGTCCAGGACTTTGAGAAGCGCAGCAAACCCACAACGGCGGCTGTGCGCAAACAGAAACTGGGTCCCCAGGAGTCCAACTTCATCAACCAAAACGAGTTTGTGGATCTCTCCAAGAGCACCAAGCTGCAGCAGCCCCAACCCTTCCAGGTGGCGCAGAATAAGCCAAACCAATTGGAACCACACTACCAGCGACACAAGCCGCAGGTGACCCGAGTGGGTGGCCAGGAGCCAGCTCCCTTCTCAGCACCCAGTTCCAAGCCGCGCTCCTTCACCAGCCGGGGAAGCATCACCTACAAGGCCACCACCGAGCGGTATGTTGACCAGGAGCTGTACTATCCCACCACCAGTTCCACAACCAGGGCCAAGGAAGCCTACACGCCCACGACCTTCCGACCCACCACCTACAAGAAACCTTACGAGCAGAGCTACCAGACGCAGCTCACCCATCGACCCACCCAGGCGGCCACCAAGAAGGCAGCCAGTGCGGTGACCTCAGCTCCACCCACTACCGGCAATCCCCATGCCAATGTGGATGAGGACGATGGACAGTATCATCCGGAACTGTACGAGAACGACTTTCCACGCAATCGTATCCGCTTCCTGCGCAATCGATCCACCAGCTCGACTACCTCGACCACAAGTGCTCCGGTGGTTTCCAGCCGGCAGCCACATGGCTTCCAGCAGGCACATCATCATCTCAAGAGCCAACAGCAATCCGTTTACCAAAAGGAGCGGGAACGAGAACGGGAACGGGAGAGGGAGCGTGAGCGTGAGCGGGAATCGGACCTCAGCGACGAGGAGGAGCTCTTCAAGACCGCCCAGTCACTGAACTTTGGAGCGGCCAGCATCAATAAACTGAGGGCGGACATCTACAAGGCGGAGAAGACCTCGCAGCAGTACAACTCGCAGTACAGTCCGCAGCTGGCATCTAGTCCGCAGGCCAGCAGTAGCAGCACCACTAGCACCA